CCAGCATGTGAGCGCGGGTCATCACAAGCCCGCGAGGCTGTGGCCGGTGCGAGCCGGGGGCGAGACCCCGTCGACACCGGGAGCGGTGGTCGATCCGCCCGGCAAGGGCCCCGCCTCAGCGAGTGCGGCGCCGCACGTATCGAAGGACTGTGAGGTCGCGTCGTCCTGGAGAACGTAGGCATCCTTGGTCGCGCGCATCACTGTGACGAGTCCCTCGGTCGCTTCGCCAATCTTCTTGACGCCGTATCCCCATTCGTTGTTGAAGGATCCCGCGGCCACGTCCAGCGCCCGGATTCCCATCCCCTCCACCGCGGCGTCCACCAACTGTCGTGTGGCCGTCGCCATATCCTCCGCCGCTGTTTCGAGTGTGGTCGTCAGCTGTTCGAATGCAACCACATCGATATACAGATCGTCAGACATTGATCCCCCCTGTGCCGTCGCTGCTACGCAGCGTCGAATTGCGCAATCAGGACAGTACCGCAGCTTTCCGTCCGACCTCCATCGGGATTCGGGACTGACCCCGCTTCGGTTGACAGGTGGGGTTGATAGGTCAGGCCGCGGTTGCGACGCTGGTGGTTGTCTCGAATTCGAGCGGGGTCAGTCCAATACGCGGCGAGTGCGGTGGAGGTATGTGAGTACGCGACCGCTATGAGGAAGGGTTGGCGCTGGCGTTCCTGTCGACGACGCTTGAAAACGAGGCCATAGCGCCGGTCGAAAACGAGGCCACCCAGGCAGATTGGATGGGTGATCTCTGTGGAGGATTGGGCTCTGATCCGGCGGCTGGTGGCGGACGGTGTTCCGCAGCGTCAGGTCGACGGTGGAGCGGGCGTTGGCCTCAGACCGGCCGCCGAAGTACGAGCGTGCGGCGGTGCCGACATCCTTCACGCCGCAGACGGCGAGGGAGCGCGAGTGGGTCACTGGTTGGTTCCGATCGAGTGGTAGCCGCCGAGGTTCGCGATCCGCGGACGTTGTGTGCACCGTGCTCTCGAAGGTTCGGGGGCGCGGTGTGCAGTATGTCCGCGGATTTGGGGCGCCGTCGGTGTTCGTGCGGGCTAGATGTTGCGGGTCATGACGTTGTAGACACCGGACCACGGTTGGGCCGAACAAGGCGGACGGGTCCTTCGACGGCAGGATGAGAAGTACCACCAACTCGTCCACCCGCCAGAAAGACCCGTCCGTGACCCACAGTAATGCTCCGCTGTCCGTCGAAGGCCGCCGCCGACTCGTCGAACGCTGTCAACACCGCCCGATCGCCCACGTCGCCGCCGAGATGGGCATTTCCCGCGCCTGCGCCAGCAAATGGATCAACCGGTACCGCCAATCCGGCGAGCATGGCCTGCTCGACCGATCCAGCGTCCCGCACCACCAACCGACAGCCACCCCGGACCAGGTCGTGGCCCGAATCGAAGCCTTGCGGCGCGAGAGGAAGTGGTCAGCCCGGCGCATCGCCTTCGAACTCGCTGCCGAGGGCATCAGGATTTCGGTCCGCACCGTCAGCCGTCACCTGGTCCGCCTCGGCCTGAACCGGCGTAGATTCCTCGACCCGACCGGTGCCGACAACCGCACACCGGCGGCCACGATCGTCGCCCGATACCCCGGCCACATGGTGCATGTCGATGTGAAGAAGGTCGGCCGGATTCCCGACGGAGGCGGATGGCGGATGCACGGCCGTGGCAGCGGCCATGCCAAGAAGGTCGACCGGAGCAAGAAGCGCGGCACCCGCACTGGATACGTGTACCTGCACTCGATCGTCGACGGGTTTTCCCGACTCGCTTATACCGAAGCCCTCGCCGACGAGAAAGGCGTCACCGCAGTCGGGTTCATCAACCGGGCGAAGGCGTTCTTCGTCGCCCACGGTATCGCCCGGTTCACCCGGGTCGTCACCGACAACGGCTCCTGCTACCGGTCGGCGGTGTTCGCCCGCACTCTCGCCGGCACCCGGCATCAGTTCATCCGGCCCTACACCCCACGGCACAACGGCAAGGTCGAACGTTACAACCGCATCCTGGCCGAGGAGTTCCTCTACGCCCGCGACTGGACCAGTGAGACCCAACGAGCGGAGGCCCTCGCTGTGTGGAACGTCCACTACAACTACCATCGACCCCATCACTGCCGCCGGGAACCGGCCGCCAGCGACCCTGCTTCACGCCGGTGTCACCAACGTCATGGCCTCATACAGCTAGAGCCGGTCGGGGAGGTGGGGTGCGAGTGCGGTGAGGATGCGTTCGGCTTCGCTGCAGGCCTGTTCGATGGTGGCGACGTATCGGTCGGGGTATCCCGATGTGGGGGAGTAGGTGACGGAGAACTGGAAGACGCCGGGTTCGATGTCCATGGTGGCGAAGCAGTTGGAGCCGACGGTGAAGTCGGCGATGGACACGTCGCGTCCGTTGATCTGGATGCGCTTCTTTTCTTCGAGGCGTTCGTCGGCCACGACGTCCTCGAAGGCTCTTCCCATGGCGGCGAAGGTGGCGCCGTAGCCGGGGTCGATGTGGGCGAAGGTGCACTCGTGTGAGATCGGGTTCTGTCGGTCGGTGCGGTCGTGCTCGAGGTCGAACCCGACCTGTGCGAGTGCGTCGAAGGAGAGGTCGTCGCAGGGGTGGTAGGTGATCGGGATCGGTGCCGCGCTGGTGGTTGTGGTGGTGGGCGAGTCGGTGTCGCTGCCGCAGGCGGTGAGTGTCGTGACGGTGAGGAGGCCGAGTGCGCCGAAGACGGCGAGGGTGCGGGGGTGGGTCACTGGTTGGTTCCGATCGAGTGGTAGCCGCCGAGGTTCGCGATCCGCGGACGTTGTGTGCACCGTGCTCTCGAAGGTTCGAGGGCGCGGTGTGCAGTATGGCCGCGGATTCCGGGGGTAGTACGCGCCGTCGGTGTTCGCGCGGGCTATAGGCGGTCGGGGAGGTGGGGTGCGAGTGCGGTGAGGATGCGTTCGGCTTCACTGCAGGCCTGCTCGATGGTGGTGACGTATCGGTCGGGGTATCCAGATGTGGGGGAGTAGGTGACGGAGAACTGGAAGACGCCGGGTTCGATGTCCATGGTGGCGAAGCAGTTGGAGCCGCCGGTGAATTCGGCGATCGACACGTCGCGTCCGTTGATGGTGGTGCGGTTGTATTCGACGAGTCGTTCGTCGGCGAGGACGCTGTCGAAGGTCATTCCTCTGGCGGAGAAGGTGGCGCCGTAGCCGGGGTCGATGTGGGCGAAGGTGCACCCGTGTGAGATCGGGTTCTGTCGGTCGGTGCGGTCGTGCTCGAGGTCGAACCCGACCTGTGCGAGTGCGTCGAAGGAGAGGTCGTCGCAGGGGTGGTAGGTGATCGGGATCGGTGCCGCGCTGGTGGTTGTGGTGGTGGGCGAGTCGGTATCGGTGCCGCAGGCGGTGAGTGCGGTGACGGTGAGGAGGCCGAGTGCGCCGACGGCGGCGAGGGAGCGCGAGTGGGTCACTGGTTGGTTCCGATCGAGTGGTAGCCGTCGGCGGACTGGGAGTCGGTGGTGAGGTAGGCGTCGAGTACTGCCTGGAGCGAATCGCGGAGATCGGTGGCATACCTGATGTGGGCGCCGAGGTAGCCGACGGCGGAGCTCTCGTCTGCGATTTGGCCGCCGCCGCGGGCTTTGTGCTGGAATTTCTGCACGATCAGCCTCGAGGTCTCGATGTCTGCTTCACCGATTCCGAGGGTCTCGTAGTAGAGCTCGTCGCTCGCTCGGTCCTGTAATCGCTGGAGCTTGCGGATGTAGTCGTCGCAGTAGTTGATGCACTCGCGCATCTTGTCCGGGTCGAGGCTGAGTTGGCCGCTGCCGATGGCTGCGGCGGAAAATTCCTGCCAGCTCCCCGGCGCGGGTGCGTCGCTTGCGCTCATGGTTGTGCTCCCTCCCTGTACGGCTGACGGCCGCTGCACGTCGGCCGAACTCCCCGGCGCGCACCATACCAGCAGGGGCCTGGATCGTTGACTGCGCGAAGGCCTGCAGTCTGGGGCGCCGCATGAACTGAGGCGGGGCGAAGGCCGTTGGTGCCGACGAGGATCGATGCAGCTCCCGAAGGAGCTGCGACCCCCGAACGAGAGGGTCGGCTGGTGTTCGCTGGTCGTGCCTCAATGAAGGGCAGCTCCCGAAGGAGCTGCGACTTCGGTCTCCCTCGTCACCCGCACCGTGTCCGCGAGCGGGCCTCAATGAAGGGCAGCTCCCGAAGGAGCTGCGACTCGAGCAGCTCGTCGGGCCGGTGAAGTGATGGACGAGGCCTCAATGAAGGGCAGCTCCCGAAGGAGCTGCGACCGCCGCCTGGTCGGTCCTCAACGCGAACCCCTACTCGCCTCAATGAAGGGCAGCTCCCGAAGGAGCTACGACTGGGAACATCCGTGCCTGGGATGACCCCGACGGAATCGGGCGCGCCTCAATGAAGGGCAGCTCCCGAAGGAGCTGCGACGCCAGCGGCGACGACGTCACCGCCTCGATCTGCCGGGCCTCAATGAAGGGCAGCTCCCGAAGGAGCTGCGACGGTGGGGAGGTGGGAGGCGATGCCAGAGGGGAGGCCGCCTCAATGAAGGGCAGCTCCCGAAGGAGCTGCGACCGCCAGTCGGCACGAGCACGCTCTGTGCGTCTCAGAAGGCCCCAATGAAGGGCAGCTCCCGAAGGAGCTGCGACTTCTGGCCGATCCATTGTGCGCGGCCTCCAATTCCCGCCTCAATGAAGGGCAGCTCCCGAAGGAGCTGCGACGACGCATACGCCGACGAACTCGAAGCGGCTGGTTTTACCATGCCTCAATGAAGGGCAGCTCCCGAAGGAGCTGCGACCCGGACGGGCAGGGCTCCGTAGTTGTTGAGTAGCGGAGCTGTGGCCTGGTGGTTTGGGTTCGTTGGAGCGTGTGGGGGCGGTGGAGCGGGCATGGGGACAGGGGCCGATCATGGGTGTGTCTTACGCATCCAGATCGTCCACAAGGAGTCACCCATGCCCGCCGGGACAGTGTCCCCGATCGACCCATGCCTTGACCAGCTGACCCGGTTTGTCGGTGGTGTCGTCGACGAGAAGCAGGTGCCGCGGTTGATGACTGCACTCGAAGTGGTGCCCGATCCGCGGGATCGTCGCGGTCGCCGGTACTCGCTGCCCTCGTTGATCGCGATTGCCCTGTGTGCGGTTGCCGCGGGCGCTCGGTCGTATTCGAGTATCGCGGATTGGGCCGTAGCTGCTCCGCGGGAGGTGTTGGTGCGCTTGGGTATCCGGTTCCGTGTGCCGAGCGAGGCCACGATCCGGCAGGTCCTCGGACGGGTCGAGGGGGATGGGTTGGATCTGGTGCTGGGCCGCTACCTGTCCGATGCCGGCGATAATGACAGCGGCGGCGAGCGGGTGGCAGTGGCTGTCGACGGTAAAACTGTCCGCGGTGCACGAGCCGGCGAGGAGTCGGCCCCGCACCTGGTTTCGGCGGTCACCCATACCGGTGGTGTGGTACTCGGGCAGTGCCGCACCGCGGACAAGTCCAACGAGATATCCGCTGTCCGAAGGTTGCTGCGAGGAATCGACCTGGTCGGTGCGGTCGTCACCGTCGATGCCATGCACACGCAGAAGGCCACTGCCCGGTGTCTGCGTGAGCGGTGTCGGGCCGAGTACGTGATGGTTGTCAAGGCGAACCAGCCTGGGCTGCTCGCCCGGATCCGGGAGCTGCCGTGGGAGCAGGTGCCGGTGGTGTGGTCCGACCCGCTCGAACGTGGTCACGGTCGTGAGGAGGCGCGGATCTACAAGATCGTCACCGTCACCCGTGGTCTTCGATTCCCGTACGCGCAGCAGGTGATCGAGATCACTCGCCGTCGCCGCCGGATCGGTGCCGACCGGTGGAGCATCGAGGTTGTGTACGCGATCTGCTCGTTGCCCTGTGAGCAGGCGCCACCGAAGCTGCTCGCGAGGTGGATCCGCGGGCATTGGTCGATCGAGAACAGGGTCCATTGGGTACGGGACGTGACGTTCGACGAAGACCGCTCCACGGTCCGTGCCGGTCACGGACCGCAGGTGATGGCGACGCTGCGGAATACAGCGATCAGCCTTCATCGACGGGCGGGGCAGTCGAATATCGCCCAGGCCTGCCGACGTGTCGCGGTAAACCCGCATCGTGCTGTCGACCTGGTCTTGAGATCCTGAACCCGCAGGTCGCGGCCCTGGGCCTCAACAACTACGGAGCCCTGCCCGGACGGGGCAGCCGCTCGCGTGACCGAGCTGTCTCGTGAGCCTCAATGAAGGGCAGCTCCCGAAGGAGCTGCGACCAACATCGAGTCCGCCGAGACCGCGACCCCCAGGCTCTTCGCGCCTCAATGAAGAGCAGCTCCCGAAGGAGCTGCGACCCCCAGCCGACGCCAACCCCGCGTTCCGGAGGATCCGGCCTCAATGAAGAGCAGCTCCCGAAGGAGCTGCGACACCCACCGGTCAGCGATAGTGCCGCGCCGGATCGCCGTGCCTCAATGAAGAGCAGCTCCCGAAGGAGCTGCGACCATGAAGCCCCGGTGGGATTGCCCGCTGGGGTTTTCGTCGCCTCAATGAAGAGCAGCTCCCGAAGGAGCTGCGACGGTGATCGAGCGCAACGTCGTCGTGAGAACCCATACCCGCCTCAATGAAGAGCAGCTCCCGAAGGAGCTGCGACTCCACCGGGCTGTCGGCGGTGGAGCGCACCTGGGGTCGCAGGCCTCAATGAAGAGCAGCTCCCGAAGGAGCTGCGACCTCGAAGGAGAGAAGTGATCATGGCGAAGGCTGATCCCAGCCTCAATGAAGAGCAGCTCCCGAAGGAGCTGCGACAGCGCCCCAAATTTACCCCCTCTGAACAGCGGCGGAACACCCCTCTCGCGAGCGCTCCGTCTCCGGCCGTCGAAATCCGAGTGCGAGAATGGCGTGGGCGACACGTGCTCGTCTTCTACCTGCGGAAATGGGACGCGAGCGCTCCCCGGGAAATCGTACACCGGTGGAGCGCTCGCGAAACGACTCGGCGACAGGGCTCGGCGACAGACGGTCGTCCGATTGGGGCAGCCGACGGTATCGCGGTGAGGCGCGATCACCCTCGGGCGTGGTCGTCGCCGCGCTCCGGCGTGTGCACGCCGATGCCGACGTGTATCGGCACCGCCGTTCGACCGGGCACGCCCCACGACAGTGACACGCAACCGGAGAGAAGAGCGGGTCGGCGATCAGTGAACACCTGTCGAAGGGCGCCGCGGCCCCTCGCCAGGTTCCTTCCACGGCGGTCACCGAGCCGTCTCGGTGTTCGGTCGGGAGCCCTCGACGAGGCGGGACAGGCGAGGGCTCTGGGCGCGGAGCCAGGCGGCACGCCCGGCGGGGTCGTCGGTGCCGAGTATTCGGCCGATCAGTTCGGCGGAGCGTTTCCCCGGCCGGCGGGATTCGAGCAGCCACATGTGGATACGGTCGCGCCGCTCGTCTGATGCCCGCCACGCGACCTCGGCCGCATACAGCCGGAGTTCGTGAGTTACCGACCCGTGCGCGATCAAGCCAGATACCGCCTCGTCCGGGCAGGACGGGTGCACAGCGATCTCCAGCAACCGTGGGCAGTGCGCACGAGGATGTGGCGATCGCAGATACCGCGTGCTCTCGGCGACGATGAGTCGATCCATGACGTCCGGCGGAATGTCGTTGCGCCGCAGCAGTTGCGCAGCCACGCGTTCGTCGGATGCCGAGGCGAGCAGTGCATCGTGCGAGCACGCCGGATTGCGCAGCGCCTCGGTGCGCACCTGCTCGTTCGGATGGTGCGCGGCGAGCCAGCCGAGCAGAGGCGTGTCCGCGCTCGCGCGTGCGCACGTCATCGCGGCCCGGTGTTCGAGCGTGTACTCGAGGCCGTAACTGATTCCCGGATAGAGGGGCAACTGTTCGAACGTGTAGCAAGGGTGGGAGCCGGACACGAGGCCTTCCAGCGTGATCTGTTCGGCGCGATCGAGATCCTGCAGGACTGCAGTATCCGGCCGGTCGGTCACCTGCCCCACCATCTGATCAATCGAGTTGAGCATGTGCTCTCGGTCCCAACGGCGATCACCGACGGATTCGCGCCACGCGATCGTGCGGACGGTGCGATGGCGTGCGGTGAGCCGGACGAGGTCTCCGGGGCCGTCGACGGCGCCGACGTCCACTCCGGAAACACTGCACCACAGCCCGTCGCGACCGTCGCGGCGTGTGTATCCGAGCGCGTGAAATATCTGTTCCCAGTTGTCGTTCATGCGGCGGCCTGTACGTGGGCTGCACGCAGGGGCGCGACGATGTTGTCCGCCACGGATCGTCGGCTTGCTGCCGGAACCTTGGACTCGTGGTGACGGCGCGCGGCGACAGCAAGTCGGTCCGCGATCTCGTTGAGCTCGTGCCCGGAATGGCCCTTGACCCAGCTGATCCGCACGTCCCGACCACTCATCAGCGCGCGGATCCGTGCCCCCAGCGTGGCCGTCTCGCCGGTGACCCGCCAGCGCGGCTCCCATTCCACGCCGATCGCCTGCATCGCGTCTCGGCTGTCGGTGAGGATGTGGAGTCTACGTCCGGGGAAGTCGGCGACGGCCGCCTCGATGGCGAGTAGTTCCCCGACGGAGATGTGCCGGACACCAGATAGGAACTCCTGCCGGTATCGGCCGTCTGCCGTCGCGTAGGCGATGCCGGCGCCGCGGCGATGCGTTGCCTTGGATGCATCGGTCGCGATGACGAGCTCGGGCAGCTCCGCCAGGGCCTGGGCTCGCTCGATCCGGGCCCGCTCGAGCCGCTCGTGATGCACGGCAGCGGCAACATGGGTGTGCTCGTCGATTCGGTGCATGGCGGTCTCCAGCAGGGCGAGCAGGTTGCCTCTGGTTCCGTGCGCCAGGTGGATGTGGGGAAAGGCGTCGAGAACCATGTCGATGTTGGCGCGCAGTCCGTGGTCGTTGATGTGGAGCATCACCGTGTCGTCGTTCGTCTCGCACAGTGCGAGAGCCATTTCGAAGGCGTCGAGTCCGGCGGCGTAGCGGGCTTCGCAGGAGGCGCCGGGCCGGATGAAGAGCTGGCTGCGGTGTTCGCCGTCGGCAGCGGACCAGGCCAACGCAGCCACCGTGTGGGCGTCATCGGCAAGTCCGGAGACGGTACGGGTGTGGATGACAGCGTGCATCGGAGCCTCCTCGGTTGCGGTATGGCGACGAGCATGGCTTCTGATGATCGTGCAATCACGGAAAGTATCGATAACCCGGGTTATCGAGCAACTAGACGGTACAGTCGGATGGTTGCTGTAGCTTTCTCCCCAGTGTGGTCCCCCCCGACGTTGTCCCCCCGGACCTGAGAGGAGTATGCCGATGACTACCGACACATCCATGGACTCGGCCCTGTTGCTCACTCGCTCGGGGATTGCGGCGCTCGCCGGCGTCCGGCGTCCGGTGGTGACCGTGTGGGCAGATCGTTACCGAATTGGGGGCGATCCGTTCCCGGCGCCGGTGCAGTCCGTGGGTGGCCAGGACCGGTTCGACGGCGCCGAAATCGTCGCATGGCTGACGCGGCGGAGGCTGGGCAACAATGACGCGGTGGCCGAGGATCTCGCCGTGCATGCTGCCCTCGATCACCGCAGCGACCTCGAGCCCGGTGTCGTGTTCGAGGGAATCACCGCACTGCTGTGCCTGAAATGGATGATGGGTGCGCAGCTGGGTGATCTGGACACCGAGGAGCTCCTGGACGAGGCCGACGAGCACGATCCCGACGACGAGATGGTGTATTCGGAGTTGATCGCGCTCGGGCCGGAGCTGCGGACGATGGCCCTCTACGTGGATCGCATCGCCGACGCCGCGTACACGCCACTCGACGCGTTCGAGGTGCTCATGCGGCAGCGAACGCGCTATCCGCACCTGGGTTCGGGTCCGGCGGGCGTAGCCGCCCGTGCATCGGCGATGGTTGCGGCAGTTGCGACTTCGTTGGCCGACCCGGATCACGCAACGTTCGTCGATCCGATTCCCGGAGGCACCGATCTGCTGGTGGCCGTGCGAAGGCGCCTACCGGAGTACGCGAGCCCGGTGGCAGCGGTCGCGAGTGACGGCGGCCCGGTGTCGCGGCTGGCGCGGCGTCGCTTGACCGTGCACGGGTGGACACTACGCCGCGGCGGCGTCGACGACGCGGCAGCCGTGCACGATCGCGCGGTGTTCGTCATGCAGTATCCGGTCTCGTCACGGGCGGCGGATTCGCCGGTGGACGTGCTCACCGAGATCGATGACGTCACCCTGCGGATGGGGGAGCGGCACACCGCGGTGGTGCTGGCGCCGGCCCGGATCCTCGTCGATCCGTTGCGTGATGCCGCCGCCTCGCGGGTTCGTTCGGACATCCTCCGGTCGGACCGGCTGCGGGCGTCGATCCGATTGCCGGAAGGCCTCGTCCCGTCCGCTCCGGGGTTGCCACTGGCGCTGTGGGTGCTGGGCTCCGCAGACGACTCGGTTCCGCCGGCAGAGCGACGGGCAGTGCTGGCCGACATCGGTGACATCGACCTGAACGAGGCGGTCACGTCCGCGATCGTTTCCGACGTGACGGCAGCGATGGGCTCGCCTGCGTCGGTGCGGGCACACTCGTTCCAGTTCGGCGAGCTCGAACGTACCGCCACATTGCTCGCGCAGGATGCACACGGTGCGCTCTCCGGGCGCCGGAAGCGGCCACGCGCGCGGGTCGAAGGTGCCGACATCGCCGTGCGCGCCGGAGTGCTGGTGGACCGTATCAACCGCGCGGCGACATCCACGCGATCGACCGTGACGATGCCGCTCGAGTACCGCAGCGGCGGTGCGGCGAGGATACGCACGGTCGGGGATCTCGTGTCCGAGGGTGTCGTCCGGATGGTGCCCGGCAACCGGATCGATCCCGACGACGTCGTGGCGGACGCAGACCACCGGGTGATCGGGCCGGACGAGGTATTCGGCCGCTGCGCGGTCGGTTCCCGGGGGATCGACCGGCTGACCTTCGCGGCCGACTACCCCCGGGGCCGCTTCACCGTGCAAGGCGACATCGTCGTCTGTGGGGACGCCGATTTCGGGGTGCTCATCGACCACGAGGGTGCGGCCGTCGTGCTTGCGCCAGCGCGGGTGTTGCGGATCGTGGATCCCGATGCCGGGCTCCTTCCGGAGGTGGTGGCCGAGTGCCTACGCGGCGCCAAGACCCGGACTCGGCCCCGGCAGGGTGTACGGACCGGCGCGCGCTGGGGCGGGTGGGAGGTGCCGCAGTTGCGATCCGACCACGCGCAGGCGACCAGGGCGGCGCTCGAGGAATTGGCTCGGCAGCGCAGGGCCGCTGCCGAACTGGTGCGAAATATCGATCTCTTGACGACGACGGTGGTCGACGGACTGGCACGAGGTGTGCTGGTGGTCACCGACGCGTCCACGGAAAGCACGGAGGAAGGCTGAGTATGCCACCGAGGAAGAAGTCCGCGTCGTCGGCGCCGTCGACGATGAAGGAGCTCAAGGACACGCTCTGGAAGGCCGCGGACAAGCTGCGTGGGTCGATGGACGCCTCCCAGTACAAGGACATCATCTTGGGGCTGGTGTTCCTCAAGTACGTGTCGGACGCATTCGAGGAGCGTCGCGCCCAGATCCACGACGAGATGGTTGCGGAGGGCTTGGACGAGGACGCGATCGTCGAACTCGTCGACGTGCCCGACGAGTACGTCGGTGGCAGCGTGTTCTGGGTGCCCGCACCGTCCCGGTGGTCCTATCTCGCCGAGAATGCGAAGGGCATCCAGGAGAGCAGTTCCGCAGATGCGAAGACCATCGGCCAGGTGGTGGACGATGCGATGCGCGAGCTGGTTGCGGCCAATCCGACGCTCGAGGGCATCACCCAGACGTCGTTCAACAGCCCCGCGGTCGACCAGCGTCGGCTGGGCGAGCTGATCGACCTGCTCGGCGATACGCGGTTCACCGGTCACGGGGCGACCAAGGCCCGCGACCTGATGGGTGAGGTGTACGAGTACTTCCTGGAGAAGTTCGCCCGTGCCGAGGGGAAGCGTGGTGGCGAGTTCTACACCCCGCCGGGCGTGGTGCGGGTGCTGGTGGAGGTGCTCGAGCCGTACGGTGGGCGCGTATACGACCCGTGCTGTGGGTCGGGTGGCATGTTCGTGCAGACGGAGAAGTTCATCGAGCGGCACGGCGGTAGCCCCACCGAGGCTGCGGTGTACGGGCAGGAGTCCAATCAGCGGACGTGGCAGATGGCGAAGATGAACCTCGCCATTCACGGCATCACCGCCAATCTCGGTGGCAAGTGGGACGATACGTTTGCCCACGACCGGCACCCGGATCTGCTGGCCGACTACGTGCTGGCGAATCCTCCGTTCAACATCAAGGATTGGGCCCGCCGCGAGGACGACAAGCGCTGGCGCTTCGGCGTTCCGCCGTCCGGCAACGCGAACTATGCGTGGATCCAGCACATCGTGTCGAAGCTGGCCGAGCGTGGCAGTGCCGGCATCGTCATGGCCAACGGCTCGATGTCCTCGAACTCTGGCGGCGAGGGCGAGATCCGGGCCCAGCTGGTCGAGGCCGATCTGGTGTCGTGCGTGGTGGCGTTGCCAACCCAACTGTTCCGCAGCACCGGCATCCCGGTGTGCGTGTGGTTCCTGGCGCGGGACAAGAGCGCCGGGCCGAAGGGGTCGGTCGACCGGCAGGGCCAGGTGTTGTTCATCGACGCCCGCAATCTCGGCTACATGGTCGATCGTGCCGAGCGGGCGCTGTCCGGGGAGGATATCGCGAAGATTGCCGGTGCGTTCCATGCCTGGCGCGGAACGGAATCCGCCGGTGATGCGGTGTACAAGGACGAACCGGGATTCTGCTACTCGGCCTCACTCGCCGAGATCAAAGAGGCCGGCTATGCGTTGACCCCCGGCCGGTACGTCGGTGCCCCGCAGCTCGAGGACGACGGCGAACCCATCGGCGAGAAGATCGAGCGCCTGACGAAGGAACTGTTCGCGCAGTTCGAGGAGTCGGACCGGTTGCAGGCGGTTGTGCGTGAGCAGCTGGGGCGGGTGTTGTCGTGAGTGCTGAAACCAGTACGGGAGGTAGGGGGCCTACGGGGGGAGTGATCGCAGGGAGGTTCGCCTTGAGTGTCGGTATGCCGACCACCTTGAGTCAGCCAACAGGGTTCCGCTGGAGGCCTCTTGGCGAGCTGGCCCGACTAGAGAGTGGACACACGCCGAGTCGCAAGGTCGACGAGTACTGGGACGGTGAGATTCCCTGGATCGGTATCCGAGACGCGACGGCCAACCACGGACGAACGATCGACCACACCTTGCAGAACGTGACGCAGAAGGGGATCGAAAACTCGTCAGCGCGCATCCTGCCAGCTGGCACAGTGTGTCTGTCGCGAACTGCCTCGGTCGGCTACGTCGTCCGAATGGGGGTTCCGATGGCGACAAGTCAGGATTTCGTCAACTGGGTCTGCGGTCCTGGGCTGTCTTCTAGGTACCTTCGGTACCTTCTCGTCGCAGAGCAGGAGAGTGTGCGCAGGTTCTCTTACGGGACCACACATCAAACGATGTATTACCCCGAGGCTAAGGCCCTCCATGTGTGTGTTCCTGAACGTTCTGAGCAGGATGCCATCGCTGAAATCCTCGGCGCCTTCGACGACAAGATCGCCGTCAACCGCAAGGTCGTGGAGACGGCAGCGGAACTTGCAGTTTCGATGCTTGCAGGCGGCAACCGATTCGTCGAACTGGGCG
This genomic interval from Rhodococcus triatomae contains the following:
- a CDS encoding DUF3558 family protein: MHTTSADREPRRLPLDRNQPVTHPRTLAVFGALGLLTVTTLTACGSDTDSPTTTTTSAAPIPITYHPCDDLSFDALAQVGFDLEHDRTDRQNPISHECTFAHIDPGYGATFAAMGRAFEDVVADERLEEKKRIQINGRDVSIADFTVGSNCFATMDIEPGVFQFSVTYSPTSGYPDRYVATIEQACSEAERILTALAPHLPDRL
- a CDS encoding DUF3558 family protein, which translates into the protein MTHSRSLAAVGALGLLTVTALTACGTDTDSPTTTTTSAAPIPITYHPCDDLSFDALAQVGFDLEHDRTDRQNPISHGCTFAHIDPGYGATFSARGMTFDSVLADERLVEYNRTTINGRDVSIAEFTGGSNCFATMDIEPGVFQFSVTYSPTSGYPDRYVTTIEQACSEAERILTALAPHLPDRL
- a CDS encoding ISAs1 family transposase; this encodes MPAGTVSPIDPCLDQLTRFVGGVVDEKQVPRLMTALEVVPDPRDRRGRRYSLPSLIAIALCAVAAGARSYSSIADWAVAAPREVLVRLGIRFRVPSEATIRQVLGRVEGDGLDLVLGRYLSDAGDNDSGGERVAVAVDGKTVRGARAGEESAPHLVSAVTHTGGVVLGQCRTADKSNEISAVRRLLRGIDLVGAVVTVDAMHTQKATARCLRERCRAEYVMVVKANQPGLLARIRELPWEQVPVVWSDPLERGHGREEARIYKIVTVTRGLRFPYAQQVIEITRRRRRIGADRWSIEVVYAICSLPCEQAPPKLLARWIRGHWSIENRVHWVRDVTFDEDRSTVRAGHGPQVMATLRNTAISLHRRAGQSNIAQACRRVAVNPHRAVDLVLRS
- a CDS encoding ribonuclease HI, translated to MHAVIHTRTVSGLADDAHTVAALAWSAADGEHRSQLFIRPGASCEARYAAGLDAFEMALALCETNDDTVMLHINDHGLRANIDMVLDAFPHIHLAHGTRGNLLALLETAMHRIDEHTHVAAAVHHERLERARIERAQALAELPELVIATDASKATHRRGAGIAYATADGRYRQEFLSGVRHISVGELLAIEAAVADFPGRRLHILTDSRDAMQAIGVEWEPRWRVTGETATLGARIRALMSGRDVRISWVKGHSGHELNEIADRLAVAARRHHESKVPAASRRSVADNIVAPLRAAHVQAAA
- a CDS encoding class I SAM-dependent DNA methyltransferase, with product MPPRKKSASSAPSTMKELKDTLWKAADKLRGSMDASQYKDIILGLVFLKYVSDAFEERRAQIHDEMVAEGLDEDAIVELVDVPDEYVGGSVFWVPAPSRWSYLAENAKGIQESSSADAKTIGQVVDDAMRELVAANPTLEGITQTSFNSPAVDQRRLGELIDLLGDTRFTGHGATKARDLMGEVYEYFLEKFARAEGKRGGEFYTPPGVVRVLVEVLEPYGGRVYDPCCGSGGMFVQTEKFIERHGGSPTEAAVYGQESNQRTWQMAKMNLAIHGITANLGGKWDDTFAHDRHPDLLADYVLANPPFNIKDWARREDDKRWRFGVPPSGNANYAWIQHIVSKLAERGSAGIVMANGSMSSNSGGEGEIRAQLVEADLVSCVVALPTQLFRSTGIPVCVWFLARDKSAGPKGSVDRQGQVLFIDARNLGYMVDRAERALSGEDIAKIAGAFHAWRGTESAGDAVYKDEPGFCYSASLAEIKEAGYALTPGRYVGAPQLEDDGEPIGEKIERLTKELFAQFEESDRLQAVVREQLGRVLS
- a CDS encoding restriction endonuclease subunit S produces the protein MPTTLSQPTGFRWRPLGELARLESGHTPSRKVDEYWDGEIPWIGIRDATANHGRTIDHTLQNVTQKGIENSSARILPAGTVCLSRTASVGYVVRMGVPMATSQDFVNWVCGPGLSSRYLRYLLVAEQESVRRFSYGTTHQTMYYPEAKALHVCVPERSEQDAIAEILGAFDDKIAVNRKVVETAAELAVSMLAGGNRFVELGAVASLRKATCSPALMGDMAVAHFSLPAFDSGEMPEISNPVEIKSAKFEVEKPSVLISKLNPRFPRVWNLARLPAERAFASTEFLVLEPMSCSTSVLWALLRSPVLSAQLQSQVAGTSGSHQRVKPADVMASQVPDPEQFSPSLLDTVSSLGTLVVDRREESASLVRLRDTLLPRLIAGELRVRDAEREVESVL